The following DNA comes from Pirellulales bacterium.
GCACGAGATGAGCCCGCCGGACGCGATGGAATTTCTGACGGGCCGGTTGCAAAAGTGCAAAACCAACGCCGAGTTTCTGATGAGCATGAATATGAAGGGGTGAGGGGCGAATAAAACGCTGGATGGAGTGTTCGTGCGCTCTAGACATGTTGCCAGATGAATTACCAGGTCGCATAAAGAAGGCATAAAGGCACTTAGTCCTTCGGAGGGGTGGACATTTGGTCTACATCCCTCTGACGTCGGGGAGTGATTTAGGAATTCTTGGTGCGCGAATATTGTGACGTACCTTTTTCGCGCGCAAGCTTGAAGGTTTTGAAATTCGCGATCATAATGTCGCCTTGATGTTCGTGCGACGTTCGATGCGGTGGCCGACGCGATCGTTCGAAGGCGAGCGGCCGTTTAACGAACTTCTAACAACCACACACGTTCGACGGCGGTTATACTCGGCGGCGATTTCTTCGCGAAATCAGAACGCTGCCATCGTGGAAAATGTGTTTTTGTGCGGCTGGCCAGGCCCGATTGGCGCCGTCCGAATTGGTAAACACTTATCTAGGACGAGGCCGTGAATGGATCGGAGACGAAGGGACCGTATGTTCTTTCGTTTCCATAAACTTTGGGAGAGACACCATGACTAGCGTGATGTACAGGATGAATGTCAAGAATACAGGAATTGCGTTTGGCCGAACGTTGCGGCGCTGGTCATTTACGACAGCAGTATTCGTTCTTGCGGCGTGGATTGTTACGACGGCGACGGCGCGGGGACAGTCGATATCGTTGACGGCGGGTAGTGGAACGTATACACAAAATTTTAACTCATATGCGGGAAGTCTGGCAACGGTTCCTGCGGGATGGGCGGTCGCTTTTAACGGCAGCCTAACCTATCAAGGTGTAGGGACCGGTACCTCAAATACTGGAGGAGCCTATGCATATGGAAGCGCGGGTAATTTTTCGTTCGGCGCGCTGCGGAGCGGTAGTAATGAACCCGGTATTACTGAAAGCGTGAGTTTCACAAACAACACCGGCGCAGTAATTGACTCGCTGACGCTCAACTGGAACTACGAGCAATGGCGATATGCCAACACTTCGGGCTGGGACCTATCTGGAACGGGAGATTTAGCAGGGAATGCAACGCTGAATAGTAAAGATTTCGCTGGCACTGGCAGCGGCAGCGGAACAAATGGCACCGTCACTATAACTTCAGTTCCTTCGTTCACACTGACAGGACTGAGTATTGCCAACGGTGATACGTTCGGCTTGAGCTGGGCTACCACCGACCAAAGTAGCTCTGACAACGGCGTTTCGATCGATGATTTTAGTTTGGCATTTACCAATCCGGGGACCGTTAACACTTACTTCTGGATTGGCAATGATAATATTTTGGGAGGCGACGGAACGTGGGATGCGTCGACAAATTCGAGTTGGTCGGCAGACAACATGACGATTGCCGCCACGACTTGGGGCAGTACCAAAACGGCACGGTTCTCGGGCGCTACGGCTGGAAATGTTACCATCAACGGCACTGTGAACGCCGCGGCGGGGCTGTACTTCACCACGGACGGATACCACCTGATTCCAGGTACGTCGGCCAAAATTGTTCTGACGGGCGCGAATGCGGCGGCGAATTCGATCAATGTTGATCCCGCAGTAACCGCCACGATTGGGACGGTGGTGGATGGCAGCGCGGGAATGACCAAAAGTGGAAGCGGCACATTGATATTGACTGCGAATAACACCTATACGGGAGGGACCGTTATTTCGCTGGGCACACTGCAGATTGGCAATGGCGGCATGAGCGGATCGATTGTGGGAAACGTGACGAACGGAGGCACGCTGGTTTTCAATCGCTCTGATAATGTTACTTACGCCGGCACGATTACCGGCGGAACGCTTACGCAAAACGGGGTGAACAGCAATTCGACGCTGATCCTAACGGGTAATTCAGCGCCATCGACTACGAACATTACTGCCGGCACCGTGCAAATCGGCGATGGCACGACACCCAACGCCGGGTCGCTGGCAGGCAACGTGAATGTCAGCGGCGGCGCGACTTTGGCGTACAATCTCCCCAGCGGCAGCTCTGATTTGACCGTGGCTGGCGCGATTGCCGGGCCGGGCAATATTGTGCAGATGGGAGGCGGAAAAGTAATCTTTACCGGAGCCTTGGGAACCAACACGACCTCGGTGAATTTGACCATCAACCCCAGTACCACGGTGCAAATTGGCGACGGCACTACCACGGGGACCGAGCTATTTGGCCCCGTGCTCAATAATGGCGCCTTGATCTACAACAAGCCGGAAAGCTTTACCCAATCGGACGCCATCACGGGCAGCGGCTCGGTGACGAAGATGGCCAGCGGCACGTTGACGGTCACGGGAAATTTTAATTACGGCGGAGGCACAACCATTTCGCAGGGCACGCTGCAAGTGGGTGATGGCACCGCGACCGGATCGCTGGCGGGGGACGTGATGGACAGCGGTGTGTTGGCGTTCAAGCGGCCCGACCCGGTGAATTTCACCGGCAACATTAGCGGCGGCGGCGCGGTAACGCATTCGGGTACGGGAGCATTGACGTTGAACCCGACCGTGAGCAATTCCTACACGGGAGGAACGAATGTGACCGGCGGCGGCATTTTACGTGCGGCGGCGAATAGCTCGTTTGGCAGTTCGACCGGAGTGCCGGTCAACATTACTAAGGGAACCGTGCTGGCGAATGCGGGCGTGAACATTGGGAATACGATCACGATTAACAGTATGGCGACGCCCAGTACCGTGATGGCTGATTGGACGTTTGAAACGAGCGCGCCTACAACAGCGGGGCCATTTGTGGCGGAATCGGGAACGAACGCGGGATCGAGCAATGCCAGCGGCTCGCACGCCGATTCGGGCGTTATGTATAGCTCTCCGTCGGGCAATGGAAGCGTCCATTCGTATAGCTCCACGAACTGGGGTGTGGGGGATTATTACCAGTTCACAACCTCGACGACGGGACAGAATGGCATCGTGTTGTCTTTCGATCAAACGAGTAGCAACACCGGGCCACGAGATTTTCAAGTGGAGTACAGCACCAATGGGTCGACTTTCTCGAATGCGGGGTCTGCTTATATGGTGGGAAACAGCGGTTGGAGCAATGGGTCGGCCACCACTTCGTCGACGACGGTTCTTGACTTAAGTAGCATTGAGGCGCTAAACAACGTAGGGACGGTTTATTTTCGGCTGGTAGATACCGACACGACGTCCGCCAACGGCGGCACGGTGGGCACCAGTGGCACGGACCGCGTCGATAATGTGATTATTGGCTCGGCGGGTTCCGGCTCTTCCACGGCAGCGCTCGGGAGCGACGCCGGCACCGGTACGACGACATACTCCGGCAATATCATCCTGAACGGCCCGGTTGTGCTGACCGCCGGCAGCGGCGGCAAGGTGTCGTTTACCGGCGCCATCAGCGGCACGGGGTCGAGCACCGTAATCAAATCGGGGGGCGGAACGGTCGAACTGAACAATCAGAGTTTCTATTCCAGTTCGACCGTCGTGCAGCAGGGTAAATTGTCGTTAGGTGTGTCGAATGCGATTAGTGGGACTCAAGCGGTGAAGTTGGACGGAGGCACACTGGCCACCGAGGGATTGGAGCAGGATTTCACCACGACGACATTAAGCGTGCTGAGCAATTCGACCTTGGACTTGAGCGCGGTCGGCCCGATGATGTCGCCGACGAACGTGAAATTTGGCGATTCGCACATAGATCCAAATACCCTGAGTCCAGCCATCTGGGGCGGCATGCTACAAGTTTCGGGATGGACATACGGCATGGACCATTTGTTTGTGGGGAGCGATCATAGCGGGCTGAATGCCAATGAGTTAAGCGATATCCAATTCGCGGATTTTGCGCCGGGGGCATCGATTAGTTCGACGGGCGAGGTGACGCCGCTGATTGGCGACATTAACCAGGACAGCCACACCGACGCGGCAGACGTTGCCGCGCTGCTGAAGGCGTTGACGAATATTACGAAATATCAAAACGATCATTCGTTCAGCTCCGCCGACGTTTCGTTCATTCTGGATGTGAACGGCGACGGGAAGGTAAATAGTGCCGATCTTCAAGCCCTGCTCCATGATTTGTCTTCCGGCGGCGGCAATCTCTCGAAGGCGGTGCCTGAACCGGCAACATGGGTGTTAGGGATGCTGGGGGCGTTGGGACTGGCGCTGAGACGGCGGCGCGCAGGAACGGCCTGATCGGACGGCCATCGGCGAGTGCCAATCTCTTCTAAATCGGCGAGTACCCAGCGCTTCATACCGGCCCCTGTCTGGCCGTGGCAGCACATTGGTCCTGTGCGCTGTGTGATATATAATCGTGTTCTATGCCAACGATTCCAAGCGATCGACACGATGCAGCCGACGGGCGATTTGCCGTGGTGGTATCGCGGTATCATGAAGCGATTACGTCGAAGCTGTTGGCGGGTGCGCTGGCAACGCTGCAAGGGGCGGGAGTGAAGGAGGAGGCGATCGACGTGGCGTGGACGCCGGGGGCGTTTGAAATTCCGCTGGTTGCCGATCAAATGGCCGGCAGCGGGAATTACGCGGCGGTGCTGTGCCTAGGAGCGGTGATTCGCGGGGCTACGACGCACGATCAGCACATAAATCGGGCGGTAAGCCTGGGAATTATGGAAGCGAACTTGCGGCACGGAATTCCGGTCTTGTTCGGCGTGCTGACGTGCGATACGGTGGAGCAAGCGATCCAGCGTGCCGGCGGCCACGTAAGCAACAAAGAGCCCACTCAAGCCGCCCAAGAGGGCAAACCCGCCGCCGGCAGCCAAGACGCCAAGCCTGTGGTCGGCAACAAAGGAGTAGAGTGTGCGACGGCGGCCTTGGAAATGGTGTCGCTGTTACGAAAGTTGAAGGAACAGGATACACCTTAGGCGATTCTGCTAAACCGCAAGCGATTGACGGCAGCGACGGACGCCAAGCCGGTTTGCGTTAAAGTCAAAATGCATCGCCACCCGCGATGATTGTCACTATGGCCAAGCGATCGAAAGCCCGCGAAGTCGCCCTGCAAGTTTTGTATCAGGACGATTTGAATGTCGGTAGCCAGAACCCGGAGAATGAGCCGGCGGATCGGGGCGATTTTTTGCGCTCGCGGCTGCAGGACGACGCGGATTTGATTGCTTTTGCGCAATCGCTGATTGACGGGGTGCGACGGAATCGGTCGGAGCTTGATGCGCTGTTGGTGCGGACGGCGGAGAATTGGAGCCTGGAGCGGATGGCGGCGACTGATCGGAACGTGTTGCGATTGGGCGCCTTTGAAATTCTGTACACCCAGACGCCGGGGGCCGTGGCCATTAACGAGGCGGTGGAATTGGCCAAGCGCTTTGGAGCGGCGCACAGCGCCCAGTTTGTGAACGGGATTTTGGACAAGTTTATTGAAGGACACGGGAAGGGGAATGACCAATGATCAAGCCCCAATGACCAATGATCAGCTGTGACGACGTTTGGTCATTGGGATTTGGTCATTGGTCATTTCCGCCGCGGCGGATCATTCGACATTCTTTTCCTCACCACTCACCCCATCACTTCCTTCCCTCATGGGTT
Coding sequences within:
- the ribH gene encoding 6,7-dimethyl-8-ribityllumazine synthase, whose translation is MPTIPSDRHDAADGRFAVVVSRYHEAITSKLLAGALATLQGAGVKEEAIDVAWTPGAFEIPLVADQMAGSGNYAAVLCLGAVIRGATTHDQHINRAVSLGIMEANLRHGIPVLFGVLTCDTVEQAIQRAGGHVSNKEPTQAAQEGKPAAGSQDAKPVVGNKGVECATAALEMVSLLRKLKEQDTP
- the nusB gene encoding transcription antitermination factor NusB, with the translated sequence MIVTMAKRSKAREVALQVLYQDDLNVGSQNPENEPADRGDFLRSRLQDDADLIAFAQSLIDGVRRNRSELDALLVRTAENWSLERMAATDRNVLRLGAFEILYTQTPGAVAINEAVELAKRFGAAHSAQFVNGILDKFIEGHGKGNDQ
- a CDS encoding autotransporter-associated beta strand repeat-containing protein, whose amino-acid sequence is MSFTNNTGAVIDSLTLNWNYEQWRYANTSGWDLSGTGDLAGNATLNSKDFAGTGSGSGTNGTVTITSVPSFTLTGLSIANGDTFGLSWATTDQSSSDNGVSIDDFSLAFTNPGTVNTYFWIGNDNILGGDGTWDASTNSSWSADNMTIAATTWGSTKTARFSGATAGNVTINGTVNAAAGLYFTTDGYHLIPGTSAKIVLTGANAAANSINVDPAVTATIGTVVDGSAGMTKSGSGTLILTANNTYTGGTVISLGTLQIGNGGMSGSIVGNVTNGGTLVFNRSDNVTYAGTITGGTLTQNGVNSNSTLILTGNSAPSTTNITAGTVQIGDGTTPNAGSLAGNVNVSGGATLAYNLPSGSSDLTVAGAIAGPGNIVQMGGGKVIFTGALGTNTTSVNLTINPSTTVQIGDGTTTGTELFGPVLNNGALIYNKPESFTQSDAITGSGSVTKMASGTLTVTGNFNYGGGTTISQGTLQVGDGTATGSLAGDVMDSGVLAFKRPDPVNFTGNISGGGAVTHSGTGALTLNPTVSNSYTGGTNVTGGGILRAAANSSFGSSTGVPVNITKGTVLANAGVNIGNTITINSMATPSTVMADWTFETSAPTTAGPFVAESGTNAGSSNASGSHADSGVMYSSPSGNGSVHSYSSTNWGVGDYYQFTTSTTGQNGIVLSFDQTSSNTGPRDFQVEYSTNGSTFSNAGSAYMVGNSGWSNGSATTSSTTVLDLSSIEALNNVGTVYFRLVDTDTTSANGGTVGTSGTDRVDNVIIGSAGSGSSTAALGSDAGTGTTTYSGNIILNGPVVLTAGSGGKVSFTGAISGTGSSTVIKSGGGTVELNNQSFYSSSTVVQQGKLSLGVSNAISGTQAVKLDGGTLATEGLEQDFTTTTLSVLSNSTLDLSAVGPMMSPTNVKFGDSHIDPNTLSPAIWGGMLQVSGWTYGMDHLFVGSDHSGLNANELSDIQFADFAPGASISSTGEVTPLIGDINQDSHTDAADVAALLKALTNITKYQNDHSFSSADVSFILDVNGDGKVNSADLQALLHDLSSGGGNLSKAVPEPATWVLGMLGALGLALRRRRAGTA